The Salegentibacter mishustinae genomic interval CCATATGGGAGAATTTCTCATTACCGGCGAACATGCATTAGAACTTATTCAAAAAGTAACTACCAATGATGCTTCAAAACTGGTAGACGGGAAAGCGCAATACACGGTGATGCCAAATGAAACCGGCGGAATTGTAGACGATCTAATTATTTACAGAATTAATGCTGAAAAATATTTATTGGTAGTAAACGCTTCTAATATAGATAAAGACTGGAACTGGATCGCGCAACATAACACGATGGATGCGACCATGCGGGATATGTCTGATGAATTTTCTCTTTTAGCCATCCAGGGACCTAAAGCTGCCAAGGCAATGCAAGCTTTAACCGATGTAGATCTTTCTAATATGAAATTCTACACCTTTGAAGTTGCCGAATTTGCAGGTATAGATAAGGTAATTATTTCGGCTACGGGTTATACCGGCAGCGGCGGATTTGAAATTTATTTTAAAAACGAAGATGCTGAGCAAATTTGGGATCGCGTTATGGAAGCTGGAAAAGATTTTGGGATAAAACCAATTGGTCTTGCAGCACGTGATACTTTAAGATTAGAGATGGGCTTTTGTCTTTATGGAAATGATATAGATGAAACCACGTCGCCAATTGAAGCTAAATTGGGCTGGATCACTAAATTCACCAAAGACTTTATAAATTCTGAAGCCTTAAAAAAGGAAAAGGAAGAAGGACCAAAGAGAAAGCTAGTGGCTTTTGAATTGGAAGAACGTGGAATCCCGCGCCAGGGTTACGAAATTGAAGACGAAGATGGCAAGGTTATTGGCGAGGTAACATCTGGGACAATGTCACCCTCATTGGAAAAAGGAATTGGTTTAGGCTACGTGCCAACTGAAGTTGCTAAATTTGGCAACAAGATTTTTATAAAAGTTAGAAAAAAATCCATTCCGGCCATACAGGTGAAATTGCCCTTTTATAAAGGCTAATTTTTGGAACGAATTTTAATTTTAGGAGCAAGCGGCTTTATAGGCAATGCCTTATATAAAGAGCTATGCTCCTTTTTTGATACCCACGGTACCTACCATACTTCAAACGCGGCTTTTGAGGAGAATCATCAGTTTCATCAATACGATATTGAAACTGAAAATATTGAGATTCTGCTTCAAAATGTAAAACCTACGGTAATAATTTCGGCTGTTCGCGGAAGTTTTGACGCACAAATTATCGCTCATTTTGAAATAATAAATTACATTCTTACCCATAACTGTAAGCTTCTATTTATTTCTTCAGCCAATGTGTTTGATGCGTTTACCAATTTCCCTTCGTACGAATACGATAAAACCTTATCTCAGAGCATTTATGGAAGGTTTAAAATTAAAATTGAAAATGCTTTACTAAGACTACCTAACGATAAGTATAACATCTTACGCCTGCCTATGGTCTTTGGCCATAATTCTCCGCGCCTAAAACAAATTAAAACGCTTATTGATCTTGGCGAAGCCATAGAGGTATTCCCCAATGTGGTAATTAATGTGACTGAAATTGAAAAGGTAACCCAGCAGGTACATTATATTATTAACAGGAAAAAACAAGGAGTTTTTCATCTGGGAAGTAACGACCTTGTACATCAAAAAGATTTTATTGAAGAGGTTTGTGAAGTTTTAGGCCATAAAAACCTGGTCTTTAAAAATATCTATAATTCTAACTTCGATAGATTTTTAGCGGTTTTACCTAAAGAGAATATTTTGCCTAAAAACCTACAGGTTTCTGTACGCCAGGTTGCAAAGGCTTCTGTAAAGCAGTAGTTGTTAATCTTGTACTAAAAGTGAATTAGATTAAGAATTCAAGCTTTTGTTGCTTAAATTTAAGGTACTAATCACTAAATATTATTCAGATGACAAAGCTCAATGAAGACGATATCAATAAAAAACTGAAAAACCTGGAAGGATGGGTTTATAAAGATAACGCAATTCATACTTCTTTTCAATTTGCAAATTTTAAAGATGCCTTCACGGTTATGACGCGTATAGCCTTTGAAGCTGAAGCCCAACAACACCATCCTAATTGGGCAAATGTTTACAACGAATTGGAAATTTCGCTTTCTACACACGATGCCGATGGAGTTACGGAAAAAGATTTTAAACTGGCAAAAGCTATTGAAGAAATAGTTGAAGCTTCGGCTTAAATTCAGAAAAAAGAGTATTAAAATTTAAAGCTTCCAATTTTTAAATTGAATTGGAAGCTTTTTTATATTTTTGCCCCAATTTTTATTCAGAATAAATGGGAAGAGCATTTGAATTTAGAAAGGCGCGTAAGATGAAACGCTGGTCGGCAATGGCCAAAGCCTTTACTCGCATTGGAAAAGATATTGTGATGGCCGTTAAAGAAGGTGGTCCAGATCCTGATACCAACGCTAAACTAAGAGCAGTTATTCAAAACGCGAAAAGCGTGAATATGCCCAAAGATAATATTGAACGAGCCATTAAAAGGGCGAGTGATAAAAACCAGGGCGATTATAAAATTGTACTTTTTGAAGGTTACGCGCCACACGGAATTGCCGTATTGGTGGAAACCGCAACAGATAATAATAACCGTACTGTAGCCAACGTAAGGTCGCATTTTAACAAGTGTGATGGGAACCTTGGAACTTCAGGCTCGGTAGAATTTATGTTTGACCATACCTGTAATTTCAGATTAAATGCTGAAGGCTTGGATGTGGAAGAACTGGAGCTTGAATTTATAGATTTTGGAGCTGAAGAAGTTTTTGAAGATGAAGACGGCATTCATATTTATGCGCCGTTCGAATATTTTGGAGCTATTCAAAAAGAATTAGAAAATAGGGAAATTGAAATACTTTCTTCAGGATTTGAAAGAATCCCACAGGTAACAAAACCGCTTTCTCCAGAAGAAGCTGCCGATGTTGAAAAACTACTGGAAAGATTGGAAGAAGATGATGATGTGCAAAATGTATATCACACCATGGAAGAAACCGAAGCTTAATTTTCTTTATTGTAAGGCATAAAAAAAGCTGTTTGGAATTATATTTCTAAACAGCTTTTTACTATTAATGCTCTCCCCTATCGTGTTTTGTAGGCTCTCCTTTTCTACGTTTCTTTTCCTCTTCTAGAAGAGAAAGTTCACGCCCGGTTTGACCTTTTACAGAAGTATTTTCCTGAGCTCTTCTTAATAAATAAGGCACTACATCTCTTACCGGCCCAAAAGGCAATAGTTTTGCCGAATTATATCCTTTTTTAGCTAGGTTGTAACTAATATGGTCACTCATTCCATAGAGTTGGCTAAACCAAATACGGTCGTCATCTAAAGGCAAACCTTTATCTTCCATACTTTGTAAGGCCAGGTAATTACTTACCTCGTTATGAGTACCAATAAACAGGTGAATATCTTCAAGATTAGCTAAACAGTAAGACATTACGCTATTAAAATTAACATCGGTTGCTTCTTTGTTTTCGCAAATTGGCGATGTATAACCATATTTTTTAGCACGTGCATTCTCCTTTTCCATATAAGCACCACGCACAATTTTGGCTCCAACCTTAAAGCCTTCTTTTTTAGCTTTTTCGTGTAGGTTTTTTACATATTCTAACCTATCCCAACGGTAGCACTGGAAAGTGTTATAAATAAGAATTTTGTCCTTATTATATTTCTTCATCATTTCCTCCATAAGATCATCGGCTGCAAGTTGCATCCAACTCTCCTCGGCATCGGCATAAAGTCTTACATTATTTTCGTAAGCGCAATTACAAAACTTATCTACTCTTTCCTTAACACGCTCCCACTCTTCCTTTTCATCATCACTTAGATTTACGCGCTCGGTAATTTTTTCCCAGATGGCAAACCTTCCGATTCCGGTAGGTTTAAAGAGTGAAAAAGGTAATTCGTCACTTTCGGCAGCGAATTTAATCAGCTTCATTTTCTTTTCCAGGGCAGCATCAAATTGTTCTTCGGTTTCCTTGCCTTCCACCGAGTAATCAAGAATACTATGCAATTTTTTAGAGTACATCTCTTTGGTAAGCGGTTTACAATCTTCTTCGGTAATACCGCCACAAAACTGCTCAAAGATGGTTTTTTTAATTAGTCCTTCCACCGGCAAGTGAAGCTTTAAAGAGAATTTGGTTAACCAGGAACCTGCATCTACCAGCGTCTTCTTATTCATCATGCTAAACAAAAAGATAGCACGATCCAGCTCTAAATCAGATTTTAATTTAAAAGCCGTTTTTGTGTCGTTAAAGATTTTTCTATTAATCATGGGCGTGTGTTAATTGTAGCAAATATAATTATTGAAGTTTGATTTTATTATGAATATTTCTGCTTATTTTCGAAGCCATATTACAAATGCTAAAAACCTCATCAACTATGTCTCATAGTGAAGTTAAAGGGCCGGTTTACTATCAGGAAGACGGCTTTCTCAAGCTAAATGCTTTTATAAAAGAAGTAAATCCATCTAAAATATTTTTTTTAGTAGACAATAACACGCACCGTGATTGTCTTGCTATTTTTTTGAAAAAGCTGGAATCTCCTGAAAATGTTGAAATTCTTGAAATTGAAGCAGGAGAAATAAATAAAAACCTTGAAACCTGCACAGGCCTATGGAATGCACTTTCTGAATTGGATGCCGATCGCAAAAGCCTTATGATTAATATAGGTGGCGGTGTGGTAACCGATCTTGGCGGTTTTGTAGCTTCAACATTTAAGCGTGGCATTCGTTATATTAATGTTCCTACAAGTCTCCTGGCCATGGTAGACGCCTCTGTAGGAGGTAAAACAGGCGTTGATCTTGGTAACCTTAAGAACCAGATTGGAGTTATTAATCACGCCGAAATGGTGATCATAGATCCCGCCTTTCTTGGCACTTTACCGCAAACAGAAATGCGAAGCGGACTCGCTGAAATCTTAAAGCACGCTTTAATTAGTAGCGAAACTTACTGGAATAAAGTAACTAATCTAAGTGAGCTTACTTTAGACGATCTTGATGAAATCATTAAAGAATCGGTAGAAATTAAAGCAAAAGTAGTTACTGAAGACCCAGAAGAACACGGATTACGAAAAACATTAAATTACGGCCATACGCTGGGTCACGCTATAGAATCTTATTTTCTGACTCATTCTGAAAAAACGACGCTACTTCACGGGGAAGCCATTGCGGTTGGGATGATTCTGGCCACTTACCTTTCAAAGGAACTTCAGGACTTTCCTGAAGATAAATTAAAGGAAATTACTGTTAAAATTCTGGATATTTATGATCGGGTAGTATTTTCAGAAGAAGATATTCAGCAAATCATAGATTTAATGAAATACGACAAGAAAAATTCCCACGGAAATATAAATTTTGTCCTTCTAAAAGATATTGGAAACCCAGTGATAGATTGCAAAGTACCTAACCAACTAATTTGGAATGCTTTTGAATATTATAAGAAAGCTTGATTTATAACTTAAAAATACTATTTTTAAAACATACTAACTACACCCTCATAAACTCTTATTTATGAAAAGAATTATTGTTGACTACAAAAAACTAACTCCGGAAATCCTTGGCCTTTTAGTCGAGAAATACCCAGATGGGTACGACGACGACCAAATTATTGCGTTTAAAAATGCGAAAAATGAAACTATTGAAGCGGTTGAAGTAAAGACTGAAGATACGATCTACCTGGTTAAGGTAAGTACACGTCTTGAGAATACTATGGCCAATTTTGATGAA includes:
- the gcvT gene encoding glycine cleavage system aminomethyltransferase GcvT; protein product: MKEVALAARHKELNAKMVPFAGYNMPVSYEGVNIEHQNVRENLGVFDVSHMGEFLITGEHALELIQKVTTNDASKLVDGKAQYTVMPNETGGIVDDLIIYRINAEKYLLVVNASNIDKDWNWIAQHNTMDATMRDMSDEFSLLAIQGPKAAKAMQALTDVDLSNMKFYTFEVAEFAGIDKVIISATGYTGSGGFEIYFKNEDAEQIWDRVMEAGKDFGIKPIGLAARDTLRLEMGFCLYGNDIDETTSPIEAKLGWITKFTKDFINSEALKKEKEEGPKRKLVAFELEERGIPRQGYEIEDEDGKVIGEVTSGTMSPSLEKGIGLGYVPTEVAKFGNKIFIKVRKKSIPAIQVKLPFYKG
- a CDS encoding sugar nucleotide-binding protein, whose amino-acid sequence is MERILILGASGFIGNALYKELCSFFDTHGTYHTSNAAFEENHQFHQYDIETENIEILLQNVKPTVIISAVRGSFDAQIIAHFEIINYILTHNCKLLFISSANVFDAFTNFPSYEYDKTLSQSIYGRFKIKIENALLRLPNDKYNILRLPMVFGHNSPRLKQIKTLIDLGEAIEVFPNVVINVTEIEKVTQQVHYIINRKKQGVFHLGSNDLVHQKDFIEEVCEVLGHKNLVFKNIYNSNFDRFLAVLPKENILPKNLQVSVRQVAKASVKQ
- a CDS encoding 4a-hydroxytetrahydrobiopterin dehydratase, with product MTKLNEDDINKKLKNLEGWVYKDNAIHTSFQFANFKDAFTVMTRIAFEAEAQQHHPNWANVYNELEISLSTHDADGVTEKDFKLAKAIEEIVEASA
- a CDS encoding YebC/PmpR family DNA-binding transcriptional regulator — protein: MGRAFEFRKARKMKRWSAMAKAFTRIGKDIVMAVKEGGPDPDTNAKLRAVIQNAKSVNMPKDNIERAIKRASDKNQGDYKIVLFEGYAPHGIAVLVETATDNNNRTVANVRSHFNKCDGNLGTSGSVEFMFDHTCNFRLNAEGLDVEELELEFIDFGAEEVFEDEDGIHIYAPFEYFGAIQKELENREIEILSSGFERIPQVTKPLSPEEAADVEKLLERLEEDDDVQNVYHTMEETEA
- a CDS encoding proline dehydrogenase family protein; the protein is MINRKIFNDTKTAFKLKSDLELDRAIFLFSMMNKKTLVDAGSWLTKFSLKLHLPVEGLIKKTIFEQFCGGITEEDCKPLTKEMYSKKLHSILDYSVEGKETEEQFDAALEKKMKLIKFAAESDELPFSLFKPTGIGRFAIWEKITERVNLSDDEKEEWERVKERVDKFCNCAYENNVRLYADAEESWMQLAADDLMEEMMKKYNKDKILIYNTFQCYRWDRLEYVKNLHEKAKKEGFKVGAKIVRGAYMEKENARAKKYGYTSPICENKEATDVNFNSVMSYCLANLEDIHLFIGTHNEVSNYLALQSMEDKGLPLDDDRIWFSQLYGMSDHISYNLAKKGYNSAKLLPFGPVRDVVPYLLRRAQENTSVKGQTGRELSLLEEEKKRRKGEPTKHDRGEH
- the aroB gene encoding 3-dehydroquinate synthase codes for the protein MSHSEVKGPVYYQEDGFLKLNAFIKEVNPSKIFFLVDNNTHRDCLAIFLKKLESPENVEILEIEAGEINKNLETCTGLWNALSELDADRKSLMINIGGGVVTDLGGFVASTFKRGIRYINVPTSLLAMVDASVGGKTGVDLGNLKNQIGVINHAEMVIIDPAFLGTLPQTEMRSGLAEILKHALISSETYWNKVTNLSELTLDDLDEIIKESVEIKAKVVTEDPEEHGLRKTLNYGHTLGHAIESYFLTHSEKTTLLHGEAIAVGMILATYLSKELQDFPEDKLKEITVKILDIYDRVVFSEEDIQQIIDLMKYDKKNSHGNINFVLLKDIGNPVIDCKVPNQLIWNAFEYYKKA